GAAGATTGTCTCCACCCCTTCCGCCAGCAACGAGCGGATCAGGATCTCACTCCCCGAGATGGGTTGTGCTTCCGCGGAGGGGGAAACAATGGCTGGTGATTGATTGACTTTGTTCATAGAACCTAAACTTTATATGTTGAAACCTAAATCCTTATACTTTACACGATTCTGACTGCTCCCTTGTCGGCGGAGGTGACAAATGCCGCATAGCTCCGCAGCGCCTTGGAGACGTTGCGCACACGATCGGGCCTGAAGGCTTCCGCCCCTTTGGCTTCCTCGTTGCGGCGCCGTTCGGCCAGCTCCTCATCGCTGATCATCACGTTAATGCTGCGTGCCGGGATATCAATCTCTATGAGATCGCCCTCACGTACCAGTCCGATGTTGCCGCCGGCTGCCGCCTCGGGCGAGATATGGCCGATGGAGAGTCCCGAGGTACCGCCGGAGAAACGTCCGTCGGTGATCAGGGCACACTGTTCTCCCAGCTTTTTCGACTTGATGTAGGAGGTGGGATAAAGCATCTCCTGCATGCCGGGGCCGCCCTTGGGACCCTCGTATATGATCACCACCACGTGGCCTGCTTCTACGTCACCACGAAGAATCCCCCTCACGGCATCATCCTGCGAGTGGAATACCTTTGCCCGGCCACTGAACTTCCAGATGCTCTCCTTCACCCCTGCGGTCTTCACCACGCAGCCGTCTGCAGCGATGTTGCCCCGCAGGATGGCCAGTCCCCCGTCCTTGGTGTAGGCATTTGCCACGGTGCGGATGCAGCCCCCCTCGCGGTCGCTGTCCAGCTCCCGGAAGCGTGCATCCTGCGAACCCATCACTAGGTTGCGACGGTTGCCCGGTGCCGAGGAGTAGATCCGCAGCGCTTCCGCATCGGGTGTTGCTTTTGTGATGTCATACTTGCTGATAGCCTCGGCTAGCGTCATGCCGTCGGCACGGCTCACATTGGTCTCCAGCAATCCCGCTTTGGCCAGCTCACCCAGGATGCCCATGATGCCGCCGGCGCGGTTCACATCCTGGATGTGGTATTTATCGGAGTTGGGGGCCACCTTGCAGATGCAGGGTACCCGCCGCGAAAGCGATTCGATGTCGTCGAGCGTGAAGTCGATCTCCCCCTCGTGGGCGATGGCCAGCGTGTGAAGGATGGTGTTTGTCGATCCCCCCATGGCGATATCGAGCGTCATGGCGTTGAGGAAGGAGTTGCGACAAGCGATGTTCCGGGGCAGCACGCTTTCGTCGCCATCGAAGTAATATTTGTAAGCGTTCTCCACGATCTGGCGGGCAGCATCCACGAAGAGCTGCTTCCGGTTCACGTGGGTGGCCAGCACCGTGCCGTTGCCCGGCAGCGCCAGGCCTATTGCCTCGTTGAGGCAGTTCATCGAGTTGGCGGTAAACATGCCGGAGCAGGAGCCACAGGTGGGACAGGCCAGCTCCTCGAGTTGTGATATCCGCTCGTCGGGGACATTCTCATCGGCCGATTCAATCATGGCGTCGATCAGGTCGATCTGCTGGTCGC
This genomic window from Dysgonomonadaceae bacterium zrk40 contains:
- the ilvD gene encoding dihydroxy-acid dehydratase; this encodes MSNNNHTGATGKKDHLRSATSTQGRLMAGARALWHANGMTRSQMGKPIIAIANSFTQFVPGHVHLHDIGQLVKQEVEKLGCFAAEFNTIAVDDGIAMGHDGMLYSLPSRDLIADSVEYMVNAHKADALVCISNCDKITPGMLMAAMRLNIPTIFVSGGPMEAGKIGDQQIDLIDAMIESADENVPDERISQLEELACPTCGSCSGMFTANSMNCLNEAIGLALPGNGTVLATHVNRKQLFVDAARQIVENAYKYYFDGDESVLPRNIACRNSFLNAMTLDIAMGGSTNTILHTLAIAHEGEIDFTLDDIESLSRRVPCICKVAPNSDKYHIQDVNRAGGIMGILGELAKAGLLETNVSRADGMTLAEAISKYDITKATPDAEALRIYSSAPGNRRNLVMGSQDARFRELDSDREGGCIRTVANAYTKDGGLAILRGNIAADGCVVKTAGVKESIWKFSGRAKVFHSQDDAVRGILRGDVEAGHVVVIIYEGPKGGPGMQEMLYPTSYIKSKKLGEQCALITDGRFSGGTSGLSIGHISPEAAAGGNIGLVREGDLIEIDIPARSINVMISDEELAERRRNEEAKGAEAFRPDRVRNVSKALRSYAAFVTSADKGAVRIV